The proteins below come from a single Borrelia puertoricensis genomic window:
- a CDS encoding tyrosine-type recombinase/integrase gives MKGKHLINCSLNLKIKELEMQNERLSEELTLLKSQSKTRHTKKLSPPLRFYLNDKTIRLVKRSIERLKSLDPISGWFVHLLSITGCRGVEMQNVKLTDIYKETCSNGEVFYSIRVNVAKKRSNICIREVVISKSEFKSIMQAHQNYFLSKGKDTRRTYLFQKSKLKFRDNKINISEIATRFKELLIKGGFKHRKSLHILRNIFIASLKSRGYNSFEIKELMKYSSTSEIDNVYGLSSASKIQAYRDIKTSLK, from the coding sequence ATGAAAGGGAAACATTTAATTAACTGCAGTCTTAACTTAAAAATTAAAGAATTAGAAATGCAAAATGAACGCTTAAGTGAAGAATTAACTCTACTTAAAAGTCAAAGCAAAACTAGACATACTAAAAAATTATCCCCACCTTTAAGATTTTATCTAAATGACAAGACAATTAGACTTGTAAAACGCTCTATAGAGAGACTTAAAAGTCTAGACCCCATTTCAGGATGGTTTGTACACTTACTCTCAATTACTGGTTGTAGGGGTGTTGAGATGCAAAATGTAAAACTTACTGACATATATAAAGAGACGTGTAGTAATGGTGAAGTATTTTATTCTATTCGCGTTAATGTAGCTAAAAAGCGTAGCAATATCTGTATTAGAGAAGTAGTCATTAGTAAATCTGAATTTAAATCTATAATGCAAGCCCATCAAAACTACTTTTTATCTAAAGGAAAAGACACAAGACGTACATATCTATTTCAAAAAAGTAAACTTAAATTTCGTGACAATAAAATTAACATAAGTGAGATCGCAACTAGGTTTAAGGAATTACTCATTAAGGGAGGATTTAAACATCGCAAATCTTTGCATATACTTCGTAATATATTTATAGCATCACTAAAGTCTAGAGGATATAATTCATTTGAAATTAAAGAACTTATGAAATATTCATCTACTTCTGAGATTGATAATGTTTATGGTCTCTCAAGTGCAAGTAAAATACAGGCTTACAGAGATATCAAAACTAGCTTGAAATAA